In Solanum pennellii chromosome 7, SPENNV200, the following are encoded in one genomic region:
- the LOC107025597 gene encoding spermidine hydroxycinnamoyl transferase-like yields the protein MKVILKNQWVVKPAEATWNGTVSLSEFDQTFALTHVPTIYYYRFFNDFVTDEIVDTLKISLSKALVYFYPLAGRLRWINGSRLELDCDASGVFLTEAEADAKLDNLTDFLLSPDYNSLFPRVDYTVEINELPLLFVQLTKFQCGGIALSFAISHAVVDGQSALYFFSEWARIARGEPLMFSPCHDRKLLRAGEPANASPTFEHLQFNTPPLLIGKSSTENEKKKTTKGAMLKLTKHQVEMLREKANQGRCLEDSKERSYTRYEVVTAHIWRCACKARGHKFEQPTNLCICVNIRQKMNPPLPNTYFGNAIVDVIATGASGDIASSPLECAAKRVREAINMVTSDYANSTINFLKKQQDLSIYQDIHAFRNKEGPFYGNPNLGVISWISLPVLGLDFGWGKEIHMSPGIHEYDGDCVILPENEGDGSLTVAIVLQHAHVDAFEKFFYEDIEC from the coding sequence ATGAAAGTTATCTTAAAGAATCAATGGGTAGTTAAGCCAGCTGAGGCAACATGGAATGGCACTGTCTCCTTATCAGAATTTGATCAAACATTTGCTCTAACTCATGTACCAACCATCTATTACTATAGATTTTTCAATGATTTTGTTACTGATGAAATCGTCGATACCCTCAAGATCTCACTGAGCAAAGCGCTAGTATACTTCTATCCATTAGCTGGGCGTTTACGTTGGATCAATGGGTCCCGGCTTGAGCTAGACTGTGATGCCTCGGGGGTTTTTCTAACGGAAGCTGAAGCTGATGCTAAGCTAGATAATCTCACCGATTTCTTGTTATCACCGGATTATAATAGCTTATTTCCTCGTGTAGATTACACTGTCGAAATTAATGAGCTCCCTTTGTTGTTTGTGCAGCTCACTAAGTTTCAATGTGGTGGTATTGCTCTCAGTTTCGCAATCTCACATGCTGTTGTTGATGGACAAAGTGCTCTTTATTTCTTCTCTGAATGGGCTAGGATTGCTCGTGGAGAGCCGTTAATGTTTTCTCCTTGTCATGATCGAAAACTTCTCCGAGCAGGGGAACCTGCAAATGCATCTCCTACTTTTGAGCATTTACAGTTTAACACACCACCACTTTTGATTGGCAAGTCCAGTACTGAAAAcgagaagaaaaaaacaacgaAAGGCGCTATGTTAAAACTTACTAAACATCAAGTAGAAATGTTGAGAGAAAAAGCAAATCAAGGAAGATGTTTAGAGGACAGTAAAGAGCGTAGTTACACGCGTTATGAAGTTGTAACTGCTCATATATGGAGATGTGCATGCAAAGCAAGAGGTCATAAATTTGAGCAGCCTACAAATTTATGCATTTGTGTTAACATACGTCAAAAAATGAATCCGCCTTTGCCTAATACCTACTTTGGCAATGCTATTGTTGATGTCATTGCCACCGGGGCCTCAGGTGACATTGCCTCGAGCCCATTGGAATGTGCTGCTAAAAGAGTTAGAGAAGCTATTAACATGGTGACAAGTGATTACGCAAACTCAACGATTAATTTCTTGAAAAAACAACAGGATTTGTCAATATAtcaagatattcatgcatttaGAAACAAGGAGGGGCCTTTTTATGGGAATCCTAATCTTGGTGTGATAAGTTGGATAAGTTTGCCAGTGTTGGGGTTGGATTTTGGATGGGGTAAAGAGATACATATGAGTCCAGGGATTCATGAGTATGATGGTGATTGTGTTATACTCCCAGAGAATGAAGGGGATGGATCTTTGACTGTTGCAATTGTTCTTCAACATGCTCATGTCGATGCTTTCGAGAAATTTTTCTATGAAGATATTGAATGTTGA
- the LOC107024432 gene encoding mitochondrial import receptor subunit TOM7-1: protein MSSKIMLKPKGKNTKKAAAADEDDGAVAAVGKFVKEWGTWTAKKAKVVTHYGFIPLVIIIGMNSEPKPSLSQLLSPV from the coding sequence ATGTCTTCGAAGATCATGCTGAAACCTAAGGGGAAGAACACCAAGAAAGCTGCGGCGGCGGACGAGGACGACGGAGCAGTGGCGGCGGTGGGAAAGTTCGTGAAGGAGTGGGGGACATGGACAGCAAAGAAAGCTAAAGTTGTCACCCATTATGGTTTCATCCCTCTTGTCATCATCATTGGCATGAATTCTGAACCAAAACCCTCTCTTTCTCAGCTTCTTAGCCCCGTGTAA